DNA from Salinispora arenicola:
CCGTCGCCCAGCTGGCCCCCGAAATTAGAGCCCCACGCGAGGATGGTGCCGGTGGACGTCAACGCCAGACTGTGGTTGTTGCCGCCGGCGATGGCAATGACCTCGGCGCCCACAGGCAGGCTGACGGCCACCGGCGTGGTGCGGTCGATCATGGTCCCGTCGCCCAACTCACCCTGGTCGTTCTGGCCCCAGGCAAGGACGCCGCCGGTGGACGTCAACGCCAGACAGTGATCGTCGCCGGCGGCGATGGCAATGACCTCGGCGCCCACAGGCAGGCTGACGGCCACCGGCGTGGTGCGGTTGGTGGTGGTCCCGTCGCCCAGCTGACCACTCGAATTGGCACCCCAGGCAAGGACGCCGCCGGTGGAGGTGAACGCCAGACTGAAGTCACCGACGGCGGAGATGGCCGTGATGGTGGTTCCCGCAGGCAGGTTGACGGCCACCGGCGTGGTGCGGTTGGCGGTGGTCCCATCGCCCAACTCACCCTGGTTGTTTTGGCCCCAGGCAAGGACGGTGTCCGACGCGACGGACAGTGATGGCGTGTCCTGCGCGGCTGCAGGCCACACTGCGACCGCCTGCGTGACCATCACCGCCGACCCCAGGAGAAGCCAGCCAGTGATGGCCCGGCCCGCGCCACCGCCTTCCCATCGGCAGGGTCTCCCCATTGCTCCTACCTCCATGCAGGCAAACACCGCCAGAAGGACAGGACTGAGTTTTCACCAACTATCACTGATATATGGGGAGAAATGCCCTCAAGGGAGTATCCAGCTGACGCCGCTGCGGTCGACAACCGACAAGGAGACTGCGGGCGAGGGGGCCGTCCGAGTCATCACCACTAACGGGTGTGGCTGGGTTGGTGGGTGTCACCACCGTCGGACGGCCGGCACCTCATACGACAACATGGTCGGCGTACCGAGCAGGACACCCAGCCTCCGGATCATCGGCAGTATCGAGGTAGGTGGACCCTTCGAAGCCGCCTGCGATCGAGCGCACCGCGCTGACCAGAGCAGCGCGAGGAGGCAACAGACCGGCCACCTGGGCCCAATCATCCTGGGCGACACCAGCTCCGTCGATTAGAATGTATGTACTAATCGAGTTGTTGAGCTGGGAGGATGCCCATGACTGCGCCCACCCCCGCCACTCCCCTCGCCCCCTACACCACGCTCCTTGGCTTCACCCGATACGTGGACCGCACCGGCCCGACCAAGGCCACCTTTGTGGGCGGCCTGCGCCGGCAGCGGGCCAGCCGCTCCGGCTTCAATCCGCATGGCCAGTTCGTCAAGGCGCTCAAGGCAGACATCGCCTTTCACACCGCAGGCACCCACCTCGACCGGGTGGTCACCGCCGTCAAGCCCCGGTGGCGTCCGCTCTACCGGGCGTTGGTGCCGGGGGCGACCGCGTGGCTGCGTTCACTCGGTGCCCCCCGGTCGGTCGACCTGGCTCAGACCCGCGACGCACTCGCCCTGCTCGGCGACCTACCCGTGAAGATCAACCCACACTTCGGCATCCGGTATGCCGACGGGCACGCCGAGGCCGTCCGTCTGCACTTCGACGAGGCCCCGCCGAGCGACGAGGCGGCGCTGGCCATGCTGCATCTCATGGCCCGGCAGATGGACGCGATCCTGCCGCACGCCGAACCCGTCCTGGTCGACGTTCGGCGAGGCCGGGCGCACCGCACACCGACCACCGCGAAACCAGAGGAGATCGAGCGCTGGTTGGCGGGCGAGGCAGTCGCCTTCCGAGCCCTGTGGAGCACCGCGGCCTGACAGCGCGGGTGGGTGGGTGGGCCAAGGTGATGTCAGGATCGGGTTCTCTTACCTGAGCGAACCTGACGGCGACGGCCGGCGACCAGCACGAGCCTGGATCGGCACCTGGTGGGCGACGTCACCCGCTCGTTGCCGGCTGATCCCGAGCCCGACCAGCGCCACGGCGGCGAGGACGAGAGCGGCGATCCCGTAGCCCTGGCTGGTGGCCAGCAGACCCCCGCCGTGCACGACCAGGACTCCACCGACTACGACCGGCACCCCCATGCCGAGATACGACACCGCATACAGCAGCGAGAGGACCCCCGCCCGCTCGTGCGGCCCAGCGAGGGGTACCACGAGCCGAACGGCACCGTTCATGCCGGCGCCGAAGCCGATGCCGGCCACCGCACTGCCGGTCAGGAAGCCCGTGGCAGAGCCGCTGCCAATCGAGACGAGTGAACCGCCGACCCCGGCTATCAGCGCCAGCAGCGACACGGCGAGCACGATGCGGGCCGGCGCGGCGCGTAGGAGGAAGACCGCTGTCGCCGCGACCGTCATGAACAAGAACAAGCTCAGTCCGCCGTAGCCGGCCGAGGTCGACCCGATTAGGTTTTTGGTGAGGCTGGGAGCGAGCGAGGCGTGGAATCCGGCCAGTGCCCAGACCGCGAAGAGCGTCGGTGCGGCGACCGCGACCGGGCGACGCAGCTGGCGGGGCAGCGCCAGTCGCGGAACCAGGCTGGCCAGTGCTCCCGGCCTGGGCCGGGCCGTCTCCGGAAGCAGGACCACACCGACCGCCTGGACGACGAAGATCGTCAGCAGCAGATAGTAGACGAGCTGGGTGGGAGCGGACAGGAACTGGACGATCAGTGCCGAGGCCAGGGCGCCGGTGGCCGTGCCGATGGCGGGGGCGACCGCATTGGCGGTGGCGCCGCGGGCCCGGTCGATGTCGACCAGTCCCGCACCGACGGCGGCTAT
Protein-coding regions in this window:
- a CDS encoding MFS transporter; the protein is MTTTVPPAVGAAEPVRRRLRVPPGVALGFLASIIVSFLAASSAPTPLYDLYASRWGFSALTTTIIFSGYAVAVLAALLVLGRVSDHVGRRPVLLAALAGQGVAMLVFATAGGITALVIARIIQGLSAGAAIAAVGAGLVDIDRARGATANAVAPAIGTATGALASALIVQFLSAPTQLVYYLLLTIFVVQAVGVVLLPETARPRPGALASLVPRLALPRQLRRPVAVAAPTLFAVWALAGFHASLAPSLTKNLIGSTSAGYGGLSLFLFMTVAATAVFLLRAAPARIVLAVSLLALIAGVGGSLVSIGSGSATGFLTGSAVAGIGFGAGMNGAVRLVVPLAGPHERAGVLSLLYAVSYLGMGVPVVVGGVLVVHGGGLLATSQGYGIAALVLAAVALVGLGISRQRAGDVAHQVPIQARAGRRPSPSGSLR